The following DNA comes from Streptomyces pristinaespiralis.
GTCAGGCCGGGGTGCAGCACCTTCACCGCGGCAGTCCGACCCGCACCGTCCTGACCGAGGTACACCCTTCCCATTCCCCCGGCTCCCAGGACCCCCAGGAGCCGATAGGGGCCGAGTCGAATCGGATCACCGGGGCCGAGGGGCTGCATCGAAACTCTTTCTCTGTGGGGAATGGTGAACGAGGAGGCGCGCGTCAGTCACTTCACCGAGTAGCCCGCGATCACGTCCGTCTGCACAGCGACGAACATGCCGCTGTCCCCCCGGACGTAGCGGGCGTCCTGCGGCATCGTCACGGTGTCGCGCGTGCGGCGCGTACGAATGTCGATCACCTCGAGCCCGGACCTGCCGATGATGTAGAGGTCCTGCTCGCCTACGAACACGACGCCGTATCGGTCCGGTCCGGGAGACGACTCCCAGACGAGGTTCCCCTTGGCGGCGTCGATCGCTGTGACGATGCCGCCGAACCGCATGGTGTACAGCACGTCCCCGCCGAGAACCGGATGAGGAAGGTCCTGGGGGACGTCCTCGCCGTACTCCCACACCGTTTTCCCGTCTGTCAGACGCACGGCGATGACCTGATGGCGTTCTGTGCTCAGACCGAAAGTGTTGGCACCCAGGTACACATGCTCCTCATCCATCACGATGCCGCCCACAAGAGGGGAGTCGGGTTCGACCACCCAGCGCAAAGCGCCTGTCGCGGCGTCGTAGCACTCGAGGCGCGCCTCGCTCTCGGAGTTGCCGACCGTCATGAGGAAGCTCCCCGCCAGGGAGCGTGCCGCGTAGAAGGACTTCAGGACCGGATTCTCCAGAGGGCCCAGCTCGCTGCGCCAGAGTTCCTCGCCGGAGGTGACGTCGGCGGCGACCAGATACCAGGTGGCGTGGGCGTCCGTCTCCCCCTTGCCGGCGACGAGGAAAGCGGTACCGTCCGAGACGCAGAGCAGCTTCCCGTTCTTGAGGGCGCTGTTGAAGTCGTCAAGCACCAGTACGAGTTCGAGCGAGCCGTCCGCCAGGTCCACCGTACAAAGGGTCAGTTCGCTCGAGTCCGGCGTGACTGCGTAGATGCGCCGGCCGTCTGTCGTCACCGCACTGGCCGACCGCAGTTCCTTGCGGAGCCACCTGTCTTCTCCTGTCGCTACATCGACACCGATCAGCCCTTCGACGGTCGTGATCGACAAGCAGTCACCCGCCAGCAAAGGGGCAGTGTCGACTTCCTGCGAGTTCCTCGAGATGCCCCTGGTCCAGACGGCGCCCGGCAGTTGGGGAACTTCAGAGGCGGGCGACGGCGCAGCCGTGTCCCCGGTGGAGCTCGTACTGCGGCTGTCGAGCCAGGTCCAGATGCCGGCTCCGAGCGCGATTGCGCCTGCGGCGGTTCCACCACCGCGCTTGAGTAGCGTGCGACGGGAGACCGCGGCGCGTGAAGTGATTGCTTCCCTGATCGGCGAGGTAGGAGCCGGGGCCGGAAGCCGGTGGGGGTGGTGGGTCCACACGTCCGTGGCGCGTCGGGCGATGTCGGTGAGGAGAGGGTCGGGGAGGTGGTCGGCGAACTGGCCCCGGCCGTCGTGGAGCTGGGCGGCGAGCTCGTCGGTGGTGGGGCGCTCGGCGGGGTCCTTGCCGAGGCAGCGGCCGATGACGGGGGCGAGGGCCGGAGGGAGCCCGGTGAGGTCGGGTTCGGCGTAGCGGATGCGGTAGAGAAGGTCCGCCGCCTGGCCGGTACCGAAGGGCGGCCGGCCGGTCGCGGCGTAGGTGAGGAGGCCCGCGAGGGCGAAGGTGTCGCCGGCGGGGGTGTGTTCCTGGCCGGTCGCCTGCTCGGGGGACATGTAGGCGGGGGTGCCCGCGGCGGCGCCGGTGCGGGTGAGGTGGTCGTCTCCCGCCGCGCGGGCGATGCCGAAGTCGATGATCTTCGGCCCGTAGGCGGTGATCATGACGTTCGAGGGCTTGAGGTCGCGGTGGACCACGTCCGACGCGTGGAGCTGGGTGAGAGCTCCGGCGAGGGCGGCGCCGATCGCACGGACGGAGGTTTCGGGCAGAGGTCCGCAGAGGCCGACGGCGTCGTCGAGGGGCGGGCCGAGGACGTATTCGGTGGCGAGCCAAGGTGTTTCGGCGGTCGGGTCGGCGTCGATGACCTGGGCGCCGTGGTGGTTGCCGATGATGCGGGCCGCGTCGATCTCGAGGTGGAAGCGGCTGCGGGCGGCGGGGTCCGTGGCGATGGCGGCGTGCATGGTTTTCAGCGCGAGGACG
Coding sequences within:
- a CDS encoding protein kinase domain-containing protein — its product is MTHDDPADIAGHRLLARLGHGGMGTVYLARTLGGRVLALKTMHAAIATDPAARSRFHLEIDAARIIGNHHGAQVIDADPTAETPWLATEYVLGPPLDDAVGLCGPLPETSVRAIGAALAGALTQLHASDVVHRDLKPSNVMITAYGPKIIDFGIARAAGDDHLTRTGAAAGTPAYMSPEQATGQEHTPAGDTFALAGLLTYAATGRPPFGTGQAADLLYRIRYAEPDLTGLPPALAPVIGRCLGKDPAERPTTDELAAQLHDGRGQFADHLPDPLLTDIARRATDVWTHHPHRLPAPAPTSPIREAITSRAAVSRRTLLKRGGGTAAGAIALGAGIWTWLDSRSTSSTGDTAAPSPASEVPQLPGAVWTRGISRNSQEVDTAPLLAGDCLSITTVEGLIGVDVATGEDRWLRKELRSASAVTTDGRRIYAVTPDSSELTLCTVDLADGSLELVLVLDDFNSALKNGKLLCVSDGTAFLVAGKGETDAHATWYLVAADVTSGEELWRSELGPLENPVLKSFYAARSLAGSFLMTVGNSESEARLECYDAATGALRWVVEPDSPLVGGIVMDEEHVYLGANTFGLSTERHQVIAVRLTDGKTVWEYGEDVPQDLPHPVLGGDVLYTMRFGGIVTAIDAAKGNLVWESSPGPDRYGVVFVGEQDLYIIGRSGLEVIDIRTRRTRDTVTMPQDARYVRGDSGMFVAVQTDVIAGYSVK